CAAGCCCCGCTCCTGCGGCACGTCCAGCGCCatcagcagccctggggggcgCGGCGGGGACACCGTGAgccaccgggggggggggggggcgcccaCCGGGGGGGTCCCGCTCCCGGTGTCACCGCTCACCGAAAGCCGCCCGGAAGGCCCCGAGGGCGGCGGGGTCGCGGGGGCGATGCAGCAGCCGCACGAGGCGCCCCCAGCTCGCCAAATCCCGGGGCTCGAAGCCCAGCAGGCGCCGGGCACGGCCCGGGGGGTGCCcaccgggggggtccccgcaaggcaccgggggctcctccggtgccgccgccgccgtctcCTCCGCCCCGCGTCCCGCTCGCCGCCGCCGGGCTGGGCCTGGAGGGGCAGAGGTCAAAGGGCaggggtcagggggtcaggggggtgctgggggtctcCCGTcgccccccccggtgccgcccgGTGCCCGCACCcatcgccgccgccgccgccaccgccgccgccatggccggtgcccgccccccccccgccacgtCACCGCCACCGAAACGCCCGGTGGCCAATGGGGAGCGAGGGGGGGGCGAggccaggccccgccccctgaCCTTTGACCCCATGACCTCTGACCCCGCTGCGGTCactttcccctcccccccctccccccccccgctcgctgcccccccccaggctctccccagccccgtgACCTCTGACCCcacgccccccgccccccacccAACccccccctctgacccctgcccccccctccGTGACCTCTGACCCTTGACCCCTgccgctcccccctccccttcacCCCACGGTGACCCCCAGGGGCTCCCTGACCCCGCCCCCCGGGCCTGGCCACGCCCCTTTTGTgttggccccgccccctttgaccccgcccccccccctgaccccccccccgcgcccccgccCCTGCCCCGGgcggtgccgccgccgccgctcccggAAGCCCCGGGCGGGAacgggaccggcaccgggagcggcaCCGGGCAGCGGCTGCGGCCATGGTgagggggggggcgcgggggggggccggCACCGGACCGGGATTGGGATCGGGATTGGGATCGGGACCGGGAAATGGGGAAATTAATGGGGAAGTGCCCCGGGGCCGTTGGGCTGCGGCTGCCACCGgggggcggggctgggggccccGTGGGGTGCCTctggggggggccctgggggggtctgggggggtttgggggggtctaggggggcttgggggggtgTATGGGGGGAGCTATAGGGCACCTGTGGGAGCTTGGGGGGCACCTATGGGGGCTTAaagggtgcggggggggggctaTAGGGCACCTATGGGGGCTTGGGGGGTGTATGGGGGGGCTACAGGGCACCTATGGGGGCTTAAAGGGTGCGGGGGGGGGACTATAGGGCACCTGTGAGGGCTTGAGGAGCACCTatgggggcttgggggggtgtggggggggggctatAGGGCACTTACGAGTGCTTGAGGGGGTTTATGGGGGGGTTATAAGGCTCTGGGTGCTCGGGGGGTACCTATGGGTGCATggggggggctataggggggCTATAGGGCACCTATGGGGGCTTGTGAGGGTGTTTTGGGTGCCTATGGGTGCTTTGGGGATACCAGTGGGGGTTATGGAGCACCTATGGGTGCTTGTGGGGTGTATGGGGGGGCTATAGGGCACTTATGGGTGCTTGAGGGGGTGTATGGGGGGGTTATAGGGCACCTCTGGGTGTTTGGGGGGTGTATGGGGTGCCTATGGGTGCTTGGGGGGGTACCTGTGAGGGTTGTAGGGCACCTATGGGTGCCTGTGGGGTATATGGGGTGCCTGTGGGGGGTTATGGGGTACCTGTGGGTGCTTGGAGGGGGTTCTATGAGGCGCATATGGGGTGCGTGGGGGGGGTTATGGGACACTTATTGGTGCTTGGGGGGGTTTATGGGGCCCCTATGGGGTGCCCAAGGGGTTACGGGGAGCTTGTGGGGTGCCTGGGGGGTGTTCAGAGCCCcagtggggtgctgggggggggcgctTGGGGTGGGCACGGGGCACCCAGGgggggtgccccccacccaccGAGGCGGTGCCGGGTGCAGGCGGACGCCCCGGGGGGCAGCGAGCGCGTGCGGGACCTGCAGCGGGAGGTGGAGGGGGTGAAGAGCATCATGAGCCAGAACGTGGAGCGCATCCTGGCGCGGGGGGAGAACCTCGAGCACCTCCGCAACAAGACCGAGGACCTGGAGGCCACGGTGCGGGGACACCGGGGACATCGCGGGGACATCGCGGGGACATCGCGGGGACACGTGTCTGTAGGGGCAGGGGGGGGTTCCAGGGGCCCTATGTGGCCACGCGGTCCCCAAGGTGGCACCGGGACCCCAGGTGGGGTGGGCGCGTGGGACCTGGGGTGCCCCCGGTGTGGCACCGCGTCCCCAAGGGTCCCCAAGGTGGCACCAGGTCCCGGAGGTGGCACTGTGTCCCCAAGGGTCCCCAAGGTGGCACCAAGGTCTCCGAGGGGTCCCAGATGTGTCTGGGGCAACTGGGTCCCGAAGGGGGCACCAGGTCCCCAGATGCGGGCCGTGAGGTCCTCAAGGTGGCACTGGGTCCCCATGGGATCCCTAAATGTGTGGGACCGGGTCCCCAAGGTGACACCGGGTCCCCAAAAGGTCCTTAAAATTGGGGCAGTGGGGTCCCCACAGGTGACATCAGGTCCCCAGGGGGTCCTTAGAATTGGGGCACTGGGTCCCTAAGGTGACACCGGGTCCCCAGGGGGGTCATTGGATATGGGACATCAGGTCCCCAGGGTGACACCAGGTCCCCAGGGGCTCCTTAGATGTGGGGCACCAGGTCCCCAAGGGGTCCTAGATGGGGGGTACTGGGTCCCCAAGGTGACAGCGGGTCCCCAGGGGGTCCTTAGAATTGGGGCACTGGGTCCCCTGGGGGTCCCAGGTGTGGGACATCGGGTCCCTAAGGTGACACTGGGTCCCCAAGGGGTCCCAGATATAGGGTCCCAGGTCCCCAAAGGGTCCCAGTTATAGGGTCCCAGGTCCCCAGGGGGTCCCAGGTGTGGGACATCGGGTCCCCAGGGTGACACTGTGTCCCCAAGAGGTCCCAGTTATAGGGTCCTAAGTCCCCAAGGGGTCCCAGCTGTGGGGCACGGGGTCCCCAGGGTGACTCTGGCTCCCCGAGAGGTTTCGGGTGCGGGGTCCCTGTGGTGGCAGCGGGGTCCCCAGGAGGGTGTAGGGTCCCCAGGTGGGTGCAGGgtccccccggtgccccccctgacccccccccgtccccgcaGTCGGAGCACTTCAAGACGACGTCGCAGAAGATGGCGCGCAAGTACTGGTGGAAGAACACGAAGCTGCTCCTCATCCTCGGGCTGCTGGGCGCcatcatcctcatcctcatcatcCTCCTGGCCGCGGGCGTCATCCCCACAtaggggaccccccccccacaaccccccccacaccccctttcccccagcccccccagcctggggacCACCCCCCCCCAAGATGCAGCGGCCCCATAAAGGCGGTGCCGTGGAGCTGTGTGGCCGTGTgtgggacacggggggggggggacactggggggggggggggacacgggggggggacacgagggggggggacacggggggagCGGTGCCAGGCGGGTGCCTGGCGCCTGGGGACAAAAGGCGCCGTGTGacacccgggggggggccgcggctggggggggacccGCGCCttgggggggctcctggggtgTCCATGGGTTGGGAGGGAGTTCTGGAGGGACCCcacaatttgggggggggtcgTGGTGGGACCCAGGGCTTGGGGGGGTTCAGGGGGGACCCCAcactttggggggggggcctgggggaCTCATGGCCTGAGGGGGGGAGGACACAGGGCttggggggggtcttgggggacCCATGGGTTTGGGGACGGTGCTGGAGGGATCCCACACTTTGGGGGGGTCTTGGTGGGACCCAGGGTTTGGGAGGGTTCGGGGGGACCCCACATTTtggggggggcctgggggaTCCACGTTTTAGGGGGGGGCCCTAGGGGACCCATGGgttggggggtcctgggggggatCCACActttggggggggtcctggtgggacCCATGGTTTGGGGGTTTCTGGGGGGACACCACACTTtagggggggtcctgggggggatCCATGGCTTTGGGGGGAGTTCTGGAGGGACCCCACAatttgggggggtcctggtgggacccatgctttttttggggggggggttctgggAGGACGCCACCCTTTGGGGTCtcctggtggggggggggggggagggctgacactttgggggggggctctgtggggaACCCAGGGCTTGAGGGgaggtcccggggggggggacccccgCCTACttatggggttgggggggggcggTCCCATAGCCGTGGGGTtacggggacacgggggggggggcggggacaCGGCTCGTGGGAGCGGCCCcacgggggggggagggggggtcacGGGTGCCCGGGGGCGCCCCCACGGGgggggcggggctgggggccgggacGGGCGCGGCTGCTCCGGTCCCGatcccggtgccggtcccggtccTGTCCCCGTCGGGTCCCggtcctgtccctgtccccgtcccggTCCCGTCCCGGTGCCACCCGGAGCATGGTGAGCGCCGCCGCCGCTTTCGCTTTCGGTTCCTggcggggggggtgggggtgggagccggggggggccggATCTGTCCCCGCCGtgtccccgcgcccccccccacaggccgtgtccccgtgtccccacatGCCCCGGCCCCATTTCCTggggtccccgtgtcccccgatcccccctgtccccgtgtcctATCCCCACGGGTCTCgtgtcccctgccccccccgtgtccccatgtccccccccgtccccgtgtccccaaccccatgtGCCCCATTCCCACCCCATAGGGTCCCCGttgtccccgctgtccccgtcccggtgtccccctgtccccacggGTCCCTGTCCCCCCGTTTCCCCGTCCCCTCACCCCCCCGGTCCCTGTGTCCCAGCCCTGTTCCCACACACCGTCCCCGCAGTCCCAATGTCCCCACGGTCCCCTTGTGCCCTGTCCCCACTGTTCCCATGGGTCCCATCCCATGTTCCCTGTggtccctgtgtccccacagTCCCCGTGTCCTCCATCCCGGTGTCCCACATGCCCCATCCCCTTGGCCCCACGTCCCCAGGGTCCTCGTGACCCTCCTGACCCAACGGTCCCCATGTCCTCCCCTCTCCTTGTCCCCACATACCCATCCCCAgggtcccagtgtccccaaggtccccgTATCCCCAAGGTGCCCACATCTCCCAAGACCCCCAAGGTCTCCGTATCTCCAGGGTCCCCGTGACACCAAGGTCCCCATGTCCCTGAGGTCCCCATAGTTCCTGTCCCCAAGATCCCCAAAGTCTCCACGGTCCCCCAATCCCCAAGATCTCcatgtccccaaggtccccatgCCCCCAAGGTCCTCATACCCAAAGGTCTCCATGTCCCCAAGGTCACCATGTCCTCAGGGTCCCCATATCCCAAGATCCCCAAGTTCTTCATGTCCCCAAGGTCCCTGAGGTCCCTGTGTCCTCAtggtccccatgtccccatgtccccaagatCCCCATGCCCCAAGGTCCTCATAGTTCCTGTCCCCAAGATCCCCAAGATCTCCATGTCCCCagggtccccatgtccctgaGGTCCTCATATCCCAAAGGTCTCCATGTCCTCagggtccccatgtccccaagttCCTGAGGTCCCCGTAGTTCCTGTCCCCAAGATCCCCAAGGTCTTCACGGTCCCCCAGTCCCCAAGATCTCCGTGTCCCCAAGGTCCCTGTGTCCCGGAGGTCCCCGTGTCCCTACGGTCCCCATggtccccacgtccccagcaTCCCCGAGGCCCCATGGTCCCCAcggtccccaaggtccccagtgtccccaacccccccccaccttGGTGACACGGGGGTCCCGCAGGCGGGGCTGGCGCAGTGCCAGCGCGAGGCAGAGGAGGTGACGGAGCTGATGAAGC
The Anas acuta chromosome 27, bAnaAcu1.1, whole genome shotgun sequence DNA segment above includes these coding regions:
- the VAMP8 gene encoding vesicle-associated membrane protein 8 codes for the protein MADAPGGSERVRDLQREVEGVKSIMSQNVERILARGENLEHLRNKTEDLEATSEHFKTTSQKMARKYWWKNTKLLLILGLLGAIILILIILLAAGVIPT